The Silvanigrella paludirubra genome contains a region encoding:
- a CDS encoding sugar ABC transporter substrate-binding protein, producing MFHKKYISSKIIFSNLIISTFFISMNSYSNETKKNKDIKIAVVTHGESSDAYWTAVKKGVDAAGKNLGIHVSYQAPNQFDGIAMSRMIDAAIAAKVDGLVVSIPDANALSKSIKSAVAAGIPVVTIDAGKEEGEKLGAKFFVGGSSNFDSGKQAGIKMAQAGVKKAICINHEVGNHNLDERCEGFAKGLGKNVSIVSVNLDPTETSKRVSVYLDTHKDINGIITLGPVPAITILKILKQKKILNKYIFGTFDLSSEILNAISKDEILFGIDSQQYLMGYLPVTLLAQNAMYGTLPVSNIYTGPNFITKTDSEKILELSKKGLR from the coding sequence ATGTTTCATAAAAAATATATTTCTAGTAAAATAATATTTTCTAACTTAATAATTAGTACTTTTTTTATTTCAATGAATTCTTATTCTAATGAAACAAAAAAAAATAAAGATATTAAAATTGCTGTTGTTACCCATGGAGAATCTTCTGATGCCTACTGGACAGCAGTGAAAAAAGGGGTCGATGCAGCAGGAAAAAATTTGGGGATTCATGTTAGCTATCAAGCACCAAATCAATTTGATGGGATAGCTATGTCAAGAATGATTGATGCCGCTATTGCTGCAAAAGTAGATGGACTTGTTGTATCTATTCCTGATGCAAATGCATTAAGTAAATCTATTAAATCTGCAGTTGCAGCAGGTATACCCGTCGTAACTATTGATGCAGGAAAAGAAGAAGGTGAAAAATTAGGAGCCAAATTTTTTGTAGGAGGTTCTTCTAATTTTGATTCGGGAAAACAAGCTGGTATAAAAATGGCTCAAGCCGGAGTTAAAAAAGCAATTTGCATTAACCATGAAGTTGGAAATCATAATTTAGACGAAAGATGTGAAGGTTTTGCTAAAGGATTGGGGAAAAATGTATCCATTGTTTCGGTGAATTTAGACCCAACAGAAACAAGTAAAAGAGTTTCCGTTTATTTAGATACGCATAAAGACATTAATGGAATAATTACTTTAGGACCCGTTCCAGCAATAACAATATTAAAAATTTTAAAACAAAAAAAAATTTTAAATAAATACATATTTGGTACATTTGATTTATCATCTGAAATATTAAATGCCATATCAAAAGATGAAATTCTTTTTGGAATTGATTCTCAGCAATATTTAATGGGTTATCTTCCTGTAACCCTTCTGGCACAGAATGCAATGTATGGAACCTTACCCGTTAGCAATATTTATACTGGACCCAATTTTATAACTAAAACAGATTCCGAAAAAATTCTTGAATTAAGTAAAAAAGGATTACGGTAA
- a CDS encoding helix-turn-helix transcriptional regulator has translation MIQQYLNIAKALEQLFYPQLEVVIHDIKQKKVVYIGNNFSNRELGDDSVLDDISFEKSKKIIGPYEKINYDGKILKSISIVLEEKNEKKYLMCLNFDISVLNQLSNFIEIFIGKSEYDRSASFIFKDDWREKINIYINNNLKEKGKIIDNINKEEKKELIIDLQNKGAFNGKNSKDYVAKILKISRATVYNYLNEKDE, from the coding sequence ATGATTCAACAGTATCTCAATATAGCAAAAGCATTAGAACAACTTTTTTATCCACAATTGGAAGTTGTGATTCATGATATTAAGCAAAAAAAAGTGGTATACATTGGCAATAACTTTTCCAATCGTGAATTAGGTGATGACTCAGTTTTAGATGACATTTCATTTGAAAAATCAAAAAAAATTATAGGACCCTATGAAAAAATTAATTATGATGGAAAAATTTTAAAATCAATTAGTATTGTTCTTGAAGAAAAAAATGAAAAAAAATATTTAATGTGCCTAAATTTTGATATTTCAGTTTTAAACCAATTATCAAATTTTATTGAAATATTTATTGGAAAATCCGAATATGATCGCTCAGCTTCTTTTATATTTAAAGATGATTGGAGAGAAAAAATAAATATTTATATAAATAATAATTTAAAAGAAAAAGGTAAAATCATTGATAATATCAATAAAGAAGAAAAAAAAGAACTTATTATTGACTTACAAAATAAAGGTGCTTTTAATGGAAAAAATTCAAAAGATTATGTTGCAAAAATATTAAAAATATCAAGAGCAACTGTTTATAATTATTTAAATGAAAAGGATGAATAA
- a CDS encoding aminotransferase class I/II-fold pyridoxal phosphate-dependent enzyme produces the protein MKLPIFKLEDYLSEREFFCDIMFSGSDMESFLMQDIIKLANPDVLNIWNNLKLEYTLPLGNPLLLEELNKKYKLNSAFENICTFTGAEEAIYAALNTIIDKNDHVIVLTPCYQSLRDIPKQLCEISELKIKFENGKSFFDLSEVSSLIKSNTKLIIINFPHNPTGALISINELNSLIELSRKHGIYIFSDEVYRGLEHNKEDKLPYVASIYEKGISLGVMSKSYGMPGLRIGWLAMQDKKTLKNISNMKHYLSICNSAPSEILSLIALQNEDDINSRNLNILNKNLILLKHFFQEHKRIFEWFEPKGGCIAFPKLKLDLPIYDFCEKLRLKEGVVLLPGNIFDNNENHFRVGYGRLNMSEALIRLKRFLHSENLV, from the coding sequence ATGAAGTTACCAATTTTTAAATTAGAAGATTATCTTTCAGAAAGAGAATTTTTTTGTGATATCATGTTTTCGGGTTCAGACATGGAATCTTTTTTAATGCAAGATATTATAAAGCTAGCGAATCCAGATGTTTTAAATATTTGGAATAATTTAAAATTGGAATATACTCTTCCTCTTGGAAATCCTTTATTATTAGAGGAATTAAATAAAAAGTATAAGCTAAATTCAGCTTTTGAGAATATTTGTACTTTTACAGGTGCAGAAGAAGCTATTTATGCTGCTTTAAATACAATTATTGATAAAAATGATCATGTTATTGTTTTAACACCTTGTTATCAATCTTTAAGAGATATTCCTAAACAACTTTGTGAAATAAGCGAATTAAAAATTAAATTTGAAAATGGAAAGTCTTTTTTTGATTTGTCAGAGGTTTCTTCTCTTATTAAATCAAATACAAAATTAATTATTATTAACTTCCCTCATAATCCAACTGGTGCTCTCATTTCAATAAATGAATTAAATAGTTTAATTGAATTATCAAGAAAACATGGTATTTATATATTCTCTGATGAAGTTTATAGAGGACTTGAGCATAATAAAGAAGATAAGCTTCCTTATGTCGCATCAATTTATGAAAAGGGAATTAGTTTAGGTGTAATGTCTAAATCCTATGGTATGCCTGGACTTCGTATTGGATGGCTTGCTATGCAGGATAAAAAAACTTTAAAAAATATTTCAAACATGAAGCATTATTTATCGATATGTAATAGTGCTCCTAGTGAAATTTTATCTTTAATTGCTCTACAAAATGAAGATGATATCAATTCAAGAAACTTAAATATTTTAAATAAAAATTTAATTCTTTTAAAACATTTTTTTCAAGAACACAAACGCATTTTTGAATGGTTTGAACCTAAGGGTGGCTGTATTGCATTTCCTAAATTAAAATTAGATCTTCCCATTTATGATTTTTGTGAAAAACTAAGATTAAAAGAAGGCGTTGTTTTATTACCTGGAAATATATTTGATAATAATGAAAATCATTTTAGAGTTGGCTATGGTCGTTTAAATATGTCAGAAGCACTAATAAGATTAAAAAGATTCCTTCATTCGGAAAATTTAGTATGA
- a CDS encoding ornithine cyclodeaminase family protein, producing MKIISLEEIKNCFDFNKIILEIEKSFIEYSNNNIESLPISHYQFNDKKADIHIKSGMIKSDNYFFIKIASGFYDNASKYSISNSQGAIVVINANTGIPEFILNDQGYLTDIRTAIAGVICAKYLAPKNINSVGIFGYGIQSFLQAKFLKIQIPQLKNLYLYGRNKFKFDKIKQKFDNLGYQVHISDSANFVAQNCNLLVTTTPACEPILFGDFILPGTHITAIGADDGIKQELDISVFKKASHVFADSIEQCLKYGDSSHAEKANVTLRNKITEIGKLIKTTNHYERNESDITISDLTGLAAQDIFISKYILETLIK from the coding sequence ATGAAAATAATTTCATTAGAAGAAATAAAAAACTGTTTCGATTTCAATAAAATCATTTTAGAAATTGAAAAATCTTTTATTGAGTATTCTAATAATAATATTGAATCTTTACCTATATCTCATTATCAATTTAATGATAAAAAAGCAGATATTCATATAAAATCAGGAATGATTAAATCAGATAATTATTTTTTTATTAAAATTGCATCTGGTTTTTATGATAATGCTTCTAAATATTCTATTTCCAACAGCCAAGGAGCTATTGTTGTTATAAATGCAAATACAGGTATACCTGAATTTATTTTAAATGATCAAGGTTACCTTACGGATATTAGAACCGCAATTGCTGGCGTGATTTGTGCAAAGTATTTAGCACCAAAAAATATAAATTCTGTTGGAATATTTGGCTATGGAATACAATCTTTTTTGCAGGCAAAATTTTTAAAAATCCAAATTCCACAGTTAAAAAATTTATATTTATATGGAAGAAATAAGTTTAAATTTGATAAAATAAAACAAAAATTTGATAATTTAGGTTATCAAGTACATATTTCAGATTCCGCCAATTTTGTAGCACAAAATTGTAATTTATTAGTGACCACAACTCCAGCATGTGAGCCCATTTTGTTTGGTGATTTTATTCTTCCAGGAACTCATATAACAGCTATTGGTGCTGATGATGGAATAAAACAAGAATTAGATATTTCTGTATTTAAAAAAGCATCACATGTTTTTGCAGATTCCATTGAGCAATGTCTAAAATATGGTGATTCTTCTCATGCTGAAAAAGCAAATGTAACTTTAAGAAACAAGATTACAGAAATAGGTAAATTAATTAAAACAACAAATCATTATGAAAGAAATGAATCTGATATTACAATTTCAGATTTAACTGGTTTAGCAGCTCAGGATATATTTATTTCAAAATATATTTTAGAAACATTAATTAAATAA
- a CDS encoding FKBP-type peptidyl-prolyl cis-trans isomerase: protein MNFASTKKWALIAALACSPLLAISASAAEPAAAKKDTPSATTSKKGSMTFKNDEDKASYIIGHEISSSLKGGEFKVNKTVLLKAIEDGLNGKESEISQQDSQAFMQKYMTEQQKIRGDKNLKEGEAYLKAKKAEKGIVTLPSGLQYKIVTEGKGPKPKATDTVTVNYEGTLINGKVFDSSYQRGQPVSFPVNGVIKGWTEALQLMPEGSTWMLYIPANLAYGAQAPSPAIGPNSTLVFKVNLVSIAKPAPATTPAPAKTAEADKK from the coding sequence ATGAACTTTGCTTCAACAAAAAAATGGGCACTCATTGCAGCTCTTGCATGTTCACCATTGCTCGCTATCTCTGCAAGCGCTGCGGAACCTGCTGCAGCTAAAAAAGACACACCTTCTGCCACAACAAGCAAGAAGGGTTCTATGACTTTTAAAAACGATGAAGACAAAGCAAGTTACATCATTGGACATGAAATCTCTTCTAGTCTCAAGGGCGGCGAATTTAAAGTAAATAAAACAGTACTTTTAAAAGCAATTGAAGATGGTTTAAATGGAAAAGAGTCTGAAATTAGTCAACAAGACTCTCAAGCGTTTATGCAAAAATATATGACTGAGCAACAAAAAATCCGTGGCGATAAAAACTTAAAAGAAGGCGAAGCTTACTTAAAAGCGAAAAAAGCGGAAAAAGGAATTGTTACATTACCAAGCGGTCTTCAATACAAAATCGTAACTGAAGGCAAAGGTCCAAAACCTAAAGCAACAGATACAGTTACAGTAAATTACGAAGGCACACTCATTAACGGTAAAGTATTTGATAGCTCTTACCAACGTGGACAGCCAGTTTCTTTCCCAGTAAATGGTGTAATTAAAGGCTGGACTGAAGCTCTACAACTTATGCCAGAAGGTTCTACTTGGATGCTTTATATCCCTGCTAACCTTGCTTATGGCGCGCAAGCTCCTTCACCTGCAATCGGTCCAAACTCAACTTTAGTATTTAAAGTGAATCTTGTTTCTATTGCAAAACCAGCTCCCGCAACAACACCAGCTCCTGCAAAAACGGCTGAAGCTGATAAAAAATAA
- a CDS encoding adenylyltransferase/cytidyltransferase family protein produces MTNSKEYPYAASVYIGRFQPFHNGHLNSIKSALQKSHRLILVLGGAYLSPSIRGPWSIEERIQMIKTCLTKQQLNRIDFVYVRDRLYCEQLWIQNVKGEVAKLIDTNLPIAIIGHEKDSSSYYLKVFPQWFFLETGNFKGINATDIRKAYFLSENLKSAYDKTPKPISNWLKNYRKKNAFKIIKEKYNYIQKMLSNTKLNMNNDVFNVFIICNNYVLLLKSKQTLRKHLFSMPEIEELNQNDPKNSILSEIIFKNSSIKLNFELLNHRIFDYSGRYPIGVQKSNTFYFKLNHENLPVVLPGKNSEHVEWILLDDIHLLENQIYSDHFQIMSWFLNTTSS; encoded by the coding sequence ATGACAAATTCAAAAGAATATCCTTATGCAGCAAGCGTTTATATTGGGAGGTTCCAGCCTTTTCATAATGGGCATTTAAACAGCATTAAATCTGCATTACAAAAATCGCATCGACTTATCCTTGTATTAGGTGGAGCTTATCTATCTCCATCAATAAGAGGGCCATGGAGTATCGAAGAGCGAATTCAAATGATTAAGACTTGTTTAACAAAACAACAATTAAATAGAATTGATTTTGTGTATGTCAGAGATAGATTATACTGTGAACAATTATGGATCCAAAATGTAAAAGGCGAAGTTGCAAAATTAATTGATACAAATCTTCCCATTGCGATAATTGGTCATGAAAAAGATTCTTCTTCTTATTATTTAAAAGTATTTCCGCAATGGTTTTTTTTGGAAACGGGAAACTTTAAAGGAATAAATGCAACAGATATTAGAAAAGCTTATTTTTTATCAGAAAATTTAAAATCAGCCTATGATAAAACCCCTAAACCTATATCAAACTGGCTTAAGAATTATCGGAAAAAAAATGCTTTTAAAATAATAAAAGAAAAATACAACTATATTCAAAAAATGTTATCAAATACTAAATTAAATATGAATAATGATGTTTTTAATGTTTTTATAATTTGTAATAATTATGTATTATTGTTGAAAAGTAAACAAACATTAAGAAAACATTTATTTTCTATGCCAGAAATTGAAGAGTTAAATCAAAATGATCCTAAAAATAGTATATTAAGTGAAATTATTTTTAAAAATTCCAGTATTAAATTAAATTTTGAATTATTGAATCATCGTATTTTTGATTATTCTGGGCGATATCCAATTGGAGTTCAAAAATCAAATACATTTTATTTTAAATTAAATCATGAAAATTTACCAGTCGTGTTACCTGGAAAAAATTCTGAGCATGTTGAATGGATATTATTAGATGATATTCATTTATTAGAAAATCAAATATATTCAGATCATTTTCAAATTATGAGTTGGTTTTTAAATACTACTTCTTCATAA
- a CDS encoding DUF692 domain-containing protein gives MSFPQSNSDETLSIEKIGIFGAGLRAAHYSFWHEIKELPTLEIMADNYMYLKGGPGLYHMRRITERTSTVVHGVGLNLASAFGLNKEYCYLLKNLCDSIQPKVVSDHLCFSANPTHNSFDLLPIPFTSVSLNLLCENVNIIQDILKRQFSIENISSYISYNESTYSEIEFINEICKRTGCGVLLDVNNIYVSAFNHGYDHKKEIEKINPDYVNQYHIAGHSKMDDYLFDTHDSLVCDPVWDLMKWALKNIGSRPVIIERDDDIAPFHEIIYEINYGNRIS, from the coding sequence GTGTCTTTTCCTCAAAGTAACTCTGATGAAACATTAAGTATTGAAAAAATAGGAATATTTGGGGCTGGCCTTCGTGCAGCCCATTATTCTTTTTGGCATGAAATAAAAGAGCTCCCAACTTTAGAAATTATGGCAGATAATTATATGTATTTAAAAGGAGGACCTGGTTTATACCATATGCGTCGTATTACAGAAAGAACAAGTACTGTTGTTCACGGAGTTGGTTTAAATTTAGCTTCTGCTTTCGGCTTAAATAAAGAATATTGTTATTTATTAAAAAATCTATGTGATTCTATTCAACCTAAAGTCGTTTCTGATCATCTTTGTTTTTCTGCGAATCCGACTCATAATAGTTTTGATCTTTTACCAATTCCATTTACATCTGTTTCTTTAAATTTACTTTGTGAAAATGTAAATATTATTCAAGATATTCTAAAAAGACAATTTTCTATAGAAAATATTTCTTCTTATATTTCATATAATGAAAGTACATATTCAGAAATTGAATTTATAAACGAGATATGTAAGAGAACAGGATGTGGCGTTTTATTAGATGTTAATAATATTTACGTTTCCGCATTTAATCATGGCTATGATCATAAGAAAGAAATTGAAAAAATAAATCCAGACTACGTAAATCAATACCACATTGCTGGCCATTCAAAAATGGATGATTATTTATTTGATACGCACGATTCATTAGTATGCGATCCTGTTTGGGATCTTATGAAATGGGCATTAAAAAATATTGGAAGTCGCCCTGTTATTATAGAAAGAGATGATGATATTGCTCCTTTTCATGAAATTATTTATGAAATTAATTATGGAAATAGAATATCATGA
- a CDS encoding DUF2282 domain-containing protein, producing MKKREIILAAALNGIFLSAKADSPAETIVTQEVEKCYGIQKKEQNGCSIDKEEIAAANAAFKNKYKKSTTFECAGNVPGSDKKGHLAWVYVAKGSCHKIEGGFLIKKDSNGKKIVDKG from the coding sequence ATGAAAAAAAGAGAAATTATATTAGCCGCTGCATTAAATGGTATTTTTTTAAGTGCAAAGGCAGATTCTCCAGCTGAAACAATTGTTACCCAAGAAGTTGAAAAATGTTATGGAATTCAAAAAAAAGAACAAAATGGATGCTCTATTGATAAAGAAGAAATTGCCGCAGCTAACGCTGCATTCAAAAATAAATACAAAAAAAGTACAACTTTTGAATGCGCCGGCAATGTCCCTGGATCAGATAAAAAGGGGCATCTTGCTTGGGTCTATGTTGCTAAAGGTTCTTGTCATAAAATTGAAGGTGGGTTTTTAATAAAAAAAGACTCAAATGGGAAAAAAATAGTCGATAAAGGTTAA
- a CDS encoding YceI family protein produces the protein MIANKVTKVYLFSTLLAFPFYALAETKSPDSQKQGTIVAAAESLQNYVIDQDHSKVSFEVAHLVISTVTGEFKKFKGTFKFNPEDLSQTQIEATAEAASVDTSVKKRDDHLKSADFFDVKKFPTMSFKSTSAKKTGDNSFELVGDLTIRGVTKQATFKVTHKGQIKSKDKVMQAFKATTEINRKDFGVNFQNIVEAGPVVGDTVTINISCEGSRSVK, from the coding sequence ATGATCGCTAATAAAGTTACAAAGGTATACTTGTTTTCAACACTCTTAGCTTTTCCTTTTTATGCGCTTGCAGAAACAAAAAGTCCTGATTCTCAAAAACAAGGTACTATTGTAGCGGCTGCAGAAAGTCTACAAAACTATGTTATAGATCAAGATCATTCAAAAGTTTCTTTTGAAGTAGCGCATCTTGTTATTAGTACAGTAACAGGAGAGTTCAAAAAATTTAAAGGAACATTTAAATTTAATCCAGAAGATCTATCTCAAACTCAAATTGAAGCAACAGCTGAAGCAGCATCAGTGGATACATCTGTAAAAAAACGTGATGACCATCTTAAAAGTGCCGATTTTTTCGATGTCAAAAAATTCCCTACTATGTCATTTAAATCAACGTCAGCTAAAAAAACAGGTGACAATTCTTTTGAATTAGTTGGTGACTTAACAATACGTGGAGTTACAAAACAAGCTACTTTTAAAGTAACTCATAAAGGACAAATCAAATCAAAAGATAAAGTAATGCAAGCCTTTAAGGCAACAACAGAAATAAATAGAAAAGATTTTGGAGTCAATTTCCAAAATATTGTTGAAGCGGGTCCCGTTGTAGGAGATACTGTTACGATAAATATTTCTTGCGAAGGTTCACGTTCTGTTAAATAA
- a CDS encoding aspartate-semialdehyde dehydrogenase: MLELTIGIVGATGVVGQTALDILTDDFSGFKVKKLKLYASRASAGKTISFKNNKVTIEEPSLSSMLECNALLFATDAAISSEYIPKLAEKGILCIDKSSAFRAHPSVPLVVPEVNGNLLSPENLSKFPVVASPNCCTIPLVMALKPLQEKFGLKRVIVSTYQSVSGAGKPAIDILTDESKNFFVNHDLTCGKSELFPKSIAFNVMPYVAGILENGDTDEESKIIAETRKILASPNLPVAATSVRVPTFVGHGESVTLEFSSKVTASQIKEELSHFPGICVIDEKSMLNEDLNHFGMFVTPREAHGKDEVFVSRIRKTDVFDNGISLWIVSDNLRKGAALNAIQVINTCALNGTIQSILAK, encoded by the coding sequence ATGCTAGAGTTAACAATTGGAATTGTGGGTGCAACAGGAGTTGTGGGACAAACCGCATTAGATATTCTTACCGATGATTTTTCTGGATTTAAAGTTAAAAAATTAAAATTATATGCTTCTCGTGCTTCAGCGGGAAAAACAATTTCTTTTAAAAATAATAAAGTAACAATAGAAGAACCATCGCTTTCTTCAATGCTAGAATGCAACGCACTTTTATTTGCAACAGATGCCGCTATTTCAAGTGAATATATTCCTAAATTAGCAGAAAAAGGCATTCTTTGTATTGATAAATCGTCTGCTTTTAGAGCGCACCCTTCTGTTCCATTAGTTGTTCCAGAAGTAAACGGAAATTTATTAAGCCCAGAAAATCTTTCAAAATTTCCAGTAGTCGCAAGTCCAAACTGCTGTACCATTCCACTTGTTATGGCTTTAAAGCCTTTACAAGAAAAATTTGGATTAAAACGAGTTATTGTTTCGACTTATCAAAGTGTATCAGGAGCTGGAAAACCAGCAATTGACATTTTAACCGATGAATCTAAAAACTTTTTTGTCAATCATGATCTAACATGCGGTAAATCGGAACTCTTCCCAAAGTCTATTGCATTTAATGTAATGCCTTATGTAGCTGGTATTTTAGAAAACGGGGATACCGATGAAGAATCTAAAATCATAGCTGAGACAAGAAAAATTCTTGCTTCTCCTAATTTACCTGTTGCAGCAACCAGCGTTCGAGTTCCAACATTTGTAGGCCACGGCGAATCTGTTACTTTAGAATTCTCTTCAAAAGTAACAGCATCACAAATTAAAGAAGAGCTTTCCCATTTTCCAGGAATTTGTGTAATCGATGAAAAATCAATGTTAAATGAAGATTTAAATCATTTTGGCATGTTTGTGACTCCTCGCGAAGCTCATGGAAAAGACGAAGTTTTTGTAAGCCGAATTCGTAAAACAGATGTGTTTGATAACGGAATTTCTCTTTGGATTGTTTCGGATAATCTTCGCAAAGGCGCTGCATTAAATGCAATTCAAGTCATAAATACTTGCGCATTAAATGGTACAATTCAATCAATTTTAGCAAAATAA
- the pssA gene encoding CDP-diacylglycerol--serine O-phosphatidyltransferase, whose amino-acid sequence MNPELHENLNNKENNVSHLIDKKRKVKSSIYLLPNLITSASLFFGLLAIKYSIDGRMNGNMQEFVFAAYAILAAGLCDGLDGSVARLTHTQSSFGVQLDSLCDLVSFGIAPAIVIYNYALNDFFRLGFCVAFIFAACGALRLARFNVQSEMGKTSGNFTGLPIPMAAAPLAVFIMAQNELASWTLADHSKWEVLLAQTLTIPEVRNITLLIIMFLLALGMVSTFEYLSHKSMRLPRKRPFRVLSAVLIICAIIFILQFVVSLALFLIIYCFHGPVLWIFTRKDKAEEEEELFEAGNNSE is encoded by the coding sequence ATGAATCCAGAACTACACGAAAATTTAAATAATAAAGAAAATAATGTATCTCACCTTATAGATAAAAAGCGTAAAGTTAAATCTAGTATTTATTTGTTACCTAACTTAATCACTTCTGCCTCTCTATTTTTTGGTTTACTTGCCATAAAATATTCAATAGATGGTAGGATGAATGGCAACATGCAAGAATTTGTTTTTGCTGCGTATGCTATTTTGGCTGCTGGATTATGTGATGGTCTAGATGGTAGCGTAGCGCGCTTAACGCATACTCAAAGCTCTTTTGGAGTCCAATTAGACTCATTATGTGATCTCGTTTCATTTGGAATTGCCCCAGCCATTGTCATTTATAACTACGCACTAAATGATTTTTTTAGACTTGGATTTTGTGTTGCCTTTATTTTTGCAGCGTGTGGTGCTTTGCGTTTAGCACGCTTTAATGTGCAAAGTGAAATGGGCAAAACAAGTGGTAATTTTACAGGTCTTCCAATTCCAATGGCCGCTGCTCCTTTAGCCGTATTTATTATGGCACAAAACGAGCTTGCTTCTTGGACTCTTGCCGATCATTCTAAATGGGAAGTTCTACTTGCACAGACCCTTACAATTCCTGAAGTAAGAAATATTACTTTATTAATTATTATGTTTTTACTTGCTCTCGGAATGGTATCTACTTTTGAATATTTAAGTCATAAATCTATGCGGTTACCAAGAAAAAGACCATTTCGTGTTTTATCTGCCGTCTTAATTATATGCGCCATTATATTTATTTTACAATTTGTTGTTTCCTTAGCTCTGTTTTTAATAATATACTGTTTTCATGGCCCTGTTTTATGGATTTTCACAAGAAAAGATAAAGCAGAAGAGGAAGAGGAACTATTTGAGGCAGGAAATAATTCGGAGTAA